The Papaver somniferum cultivar HN1 chromosome 3, ASM357369v1, whole genome shotgun sequence genome includes a region encoding these proteins:
- the LOC113360333 gene encoding LRR receptor-like serine/threonine-protein kinase RCH1, which translates to MCPLTNLEQLVTSRNSLTGTIPSCLFKLKYLRVIDVSKNKFHGLVPFPPKGIKLFILSGNKFSGEISLELGRILSNAYTISIAGNELSGSIPFILCQTKPGFTFISYIDLSNNKLSGTIPSNIGHCRRLSALKLGNNNLTGKVPDELKLTKSMSFLQLNNNYLDGTPLNLISEFHELKFLNLANNNFRGGIPTTLGSLKYLRFLSLSSNNFKVRYPGRLFICKNSN; encoded by the coding sequence ATGTGTCCTTTGACGAATCTTGAGCAATTGGTAACGTCTCGAAATAGTTTAACAGGAACTATCCCTTCTTGTCTCTTCAAACTCAAATATCTTCGTGTGATAGATGTGTCGAAGAACAAATTTCACGGTCTAGTGCCTTTTCCACCTAAAGGTATAAAGTTGTTTATTCTATCAGGAAACAAGTTCAGTGGTGAAATCTCATTAGAATTAGGAAGAATATTATCTAATGCTTACACCATAAGTATAGCTGGTAATGAACTTTCAGGTTCAATTCCGTTTATTCTGTGTCAAACGAAACCAGGATTCACATTTATTAGCTATATAGATTTGTCTAACAACAAATTATCCGGGACGATACCTTCTAATATAGGGCACTGCCGAAGATTGAGTGCTCTAAAACTTGGAAACAACAATCTCACTGGAAAAGTTCCTGATGAGCTTAAATTAACAAAATCCATGAGCTTTCTCCAGTTAAATAACAATTATCTCGACGGGACTCCACTAAACCTCATTAGTGAATTTCACGagttgaaatttctcaatttggCAAATAACAACTTTCGAGGCGGTATACCAACTACTCTTGGTTCACTCAAGTACCTTAGGTTTCTTTCTTTAAGTTCGAACAACTTCAAGGTTCGATACCCGGGGAGATTATTCATTTGCAAGAACTCCAATTGA